gagaagcataaaaataataacaaaaaaatattgttttataaGCAAAAGAGTGTTAATGTTCTCCAACTAATCTTATACCTGTTAATGTGCTACTCATTTTTATTACCCTTACTGTAATGTCGGCTTATGTTACTCCCTAATTACAATCACTGGtatttatttagatttatttatacctccaaaagaaacaaagggcaCGGACATTTAAAGCCAAACACAAATAGATATTTTTAACTCGTGTGACGCTCCCTTCCATCACACTGACCACTCCACCTTGGGATATGCTATCTCAAGTATATGGGCTGACAACATCAACAGTTTGTCTGTAAGTTACTGATGAGAGACTTCATTGGACAAGACCTTTAGAAGTCAAATCCATTACCTTTATCTTTATGAAGAAATTGCCCGGGCAAAATCCATCAGCCATCATGTTCAGCCACATACAACATTATGGGCAATACTATAATACAAACAGTAAATTGAAAACAGGGAAAATGTCCTTTCCACTTCAGTTGCagtttgaaatatatatatgtatgcataactgtttaaaaaaacaaagtgtcATAATGAAGGATGGTATACCTGTTAGTATACACTGTCATTAATGTTATTGTACATTATTTAGCACATTAAAAGACTTCCCACCTTGCATAATATAAAATTTCAAGGAATAAAACTATCTCATGCATGGCACAATTTAAATAAACTCTAGGAGAAACAGCAAATCATTGAGCTAACCATGACTGCCCAGAAAGCTCACACATACAGCAGTGAAGCCTCCCATTGTTCTAAACTAACGTGTTCTGTACTATTCTTGTAgcaagttgttttgttttgatttttttcttttaatagtaACTGTTGTACATATCAAACAAATGGAATATTTGGACAGATATCAAAAAAGTATGAGAAAGACATAAAATGGTTCATTTACAATGCTGCAAATGTAAAAGTTATCTGGAACATCTTAATAAAGCATCAGACCTTTCAAAGTTTAATTTCACTCTTCAGGCAAGTACAGACATgacatacatttaaaaatgggCATTCTTTTACCACTTCTCACAAACCAAGATACAGTGCAGGTACACCCCTACACCAAAGAAGAGTATCAGTTATATTATTGTTACATTAGATGATGTTTTTGCCATTTCTTCAGAGGAATGACTCTTTATTACTTCTTTGATGAACTGTTCGAGTGCAGTGAAATATCCCTGGCACTGCCAAGTGTCATTATGAGTCCCATCAGGAAAAATTGCCAATCTCTTAGTCCGAGCTGGGGATAATTCATAAAGTTGCTTCATCATAACTGGTGGAATTAACTGGTCAGACAACCCAGAGATGAAGAGTGAAGGCATTCTGCACTGAGAGATTTTTCTGTAGGACAGAAACTTATTTTTGTAGCACCATAAAGGAAGGTATCTCattggaaagaaggaaaacaaagtgctgGCCATGTGTGGGATGCTAAGAAAGGTGTTCTCGACCATGATGGCAGAAATCCTATGGGAATTTTCAGATGCTAAATTAATAGCTACCGCTCCCCCTAAGGAACGGCCAAAGAGAAAAACTTTTGTTTTATCAAGATCGGACCGAGTCATCACATAGTCTAACACAGCTTCAGAATCTACATACAAGCCTTCTTCGCTTGCTTCTCCTTCACTTTTTCCATACCCTCTATAATCAACTAGGATTAAGTTTACTTTCAGGTTTACTAGCATTAACAAAGCATTTGGCAACCTGTGACCAATGTTGCCTGCATTCCCATGAAAGTAAATGATGGTTGGTGAATATGCTGCATTGTCCCCCGTGTATCTCAGCAGAATAAGATTGAGAAGAACTCCATCTTTGGTTTTGATGAAGATATTTTCATGCGGTATACCAGTAGGCATAGGAACATAAAGGCGTGATGAAGAGGGCTGTTCAGGAAAGTAAAGCAGCATATCCTGGAATTTATATAGTATACCTGCTATTGACACAAATATTAATAAGAGTAGTATGATGCCTCCATACAAGTGGAAGGTTACTATCAAAGGTAAGAGAGAAATACGGCAGAGACCCCAGGACCAGGAAGCCAAAGCTAGTAGCCATCTTTCAATAAAGGTCCAAAGCATCCGTGACTTTTCCATTGTAGTAGTCAGTGATCTTCTACTCCAAGTAAatcctgtaaaaaaaaatccaaaaagaaacataaaaataagagaaaaatgaattgcCTTAACCTTCCGAAAGTATGAGTGCTTTGTTGAACATCATTACACAAAAGTATAAACATTATACTTGATGGGAAAACCCCTTCCAATTTTTGGAAAACATTCAGTTCTGAGTAACaagtagaaaagcaaacataaggaaaaagttttaaataatCCTAAATCCCAATTACAGTATTCCAACAGGCAATATCTAACAGTAGCACTTAAAATTAGTCTACTGGAAACACAACCTGCATTTCCCTCCGTTTATTCCTTCTGTCCACAGCAGAAAACGCACACGTCGGTTTGTCAAAGCTTCTCGTAAGTAATTCTAGAATCcagggaacacaaacaaaaatggcTCTTCTTTCTACACTGCTATTAAGTAATGTTAAGAGGAACATTCAGTAAGCCTATGTACTTCACTCTGCAACCAGTCAAGGCTAacagtgcacacacagggaCAACTATATTTTAGTAGTTGTGATGCACAACCTTGGTCAACTGTGATTACAGAGTAACACATCAATCtatcagaagaaagaaactcCACTACAGCAAGATACCACATTGTGCTTACATTTGTAACAcacattttgatattttttaaaatttggaTAGTTGTACACTATCAGGTCTGTAAGCCACACTGAATCTGTAGCTAAATGGCACGACTGTCATCATATAAGACCACTGAGGAAAGCAGCTACCTACTTTATTGTTGATCGATAAAAGCCACAACTGCTGGTAagtccagaaagaaaagagacatcATAAACATACAACACATAACGTGACAGTGATGCCTTATAATAAAGGATTATTTTGTGGAtcaggctaaaaaaaaaaggtcaccTCTATAAGCCAGTCTTTGTACTCTTCAGATAAAAAGAACTGCCATCTTTTATGAAAATGATTACAAGTAAACCAGAAATAAATCTGTTAC
The sequence above is a segment of the Excalfactoria chinensis isolate bCotChi1 chromosome 1, bCotChi1.hap2, whole genome shotgun sequence genome. Coding sequences within it:
- the ABHD13 gene encoding protein ABHD13 isoform X2, with protein sequence MEKSRMLWTFIERWLLALASWSWGLCRISLLPLIVTFHLYGGIILLLLIFVSIAGILYKFQDMLLYFPEQPSSSRLYVPMPTGIPHENIFIKTKDGVLLNLILLRYTGDNAAYSPTIIYFHGNAGNIGHRLPNALLMLVNLKVNLILVDYRGYGKSEGEASEEGLYVDSEAVLDYVMTRSDLDKTKVFLFGRSLGGAVAINLASENSHRISAIMVENTFLSIPHMASTLFSFFPMRYLPLWCYKNKFLSYRKISQCRMPSLFISGLSDQLIPPVMMKQLYELSPARTKRLAIFPDGTHNDTWQCQGYFTALEQFIKEVIKSHSSEEMAKTSSNVTII
- the ABHD13 gene encoding protein ABHD13 isoform X1, producing MEDFEKSASRDEAQKIVTSKGFTWSRRSLTTTMEKSRMLWTFIERWLLALASWSWGLCRISLLPLIVTFHLYGGIILLLLIFVSIAGILYKFQDMLLYFPEQPSSSRLYVPMPTGIPHENIFIKTKDGVLLNLILLRYTGDNAAYSPTIIYFHGNAGNIGHRLPNALLMLVNLKVNLILVDYRGYGKSEGEASEEGLYVDSEAVLDYVMTRSDLDKTKVFLFGRSLGGAVAINLASENSHRISAIMVENTFLSIPHMASTLFSFFPMRYLPLWCYKNKFLSYRKISQCRMPSLFISGLSDQLIPPVMMKQLYELSPARTKRLAIFPDGTHNDTWQCQGYFTALEQFIKEVIKSHSSEEMAKTSSNVTII